In a single window of the Nicotiana tomentosiformis chromosome 8, ASM39032v3, whole genome shotgun sequence genome:
- the LOC138898218 gene encoding uncharacterized protein, whose protein sequence is MEEALWAYRMTHRMPTQGTPYSLIYGVEVVLPLERQIPSLRLAIQEGITDEENARLRLAELEALDEKRLEAQQSLECYQARLSRAFNKRVHSRSFQVRDQVLAIRRPIITSHKLVGKFTSKWDRPYVVQETYSSGAY, encoded by the coding sequence ATGGAAGAAGCTCTATGGGCATATAGGATGACTCACCGCATGCCAACACAAGGGACTCCTTATTCACTCATTTATGGAGTCGAAGtcgtcttgccactcgagcgtcaaataccttcattacgacTGGCTATTCAAGAAGgaatcactgatgaagaaaatgctcgacttcgattagcagagttggaggctcttgatgagaagaggttggaagctcaacagagtcttgaatgttatcaagctcgattgtcccgcgccttcaataaaagagttcacTCGAGATCCTTTCAAGTAAGAGATCAAGTCCTTGCCATACGAAGACCTATTATTACTTCTCATAAACttgtagggaagttcacttcaaaatgggatagGCCATATGTCGTACAAGAAACTTACTCAAGTGGGGCTTACTAG